Genomic window (Nitrospirales bacterium LBB_01):
ATCTGTGGTCGGTTTCAAGTTTCTCGGCCTGAATACCTGAGTAGAGTTTTTCCTTTACAGGCTCTATAACAGAATATGGTATGCAGAAGTACATCTTACCGGTAAAGTCCTCGACCTCTATGTGGACCTCTATTTTTATGATTACCTCGGTAGGTGTAACGATGGTAACAAACTGCGGGTTCATTTCAGAGCCAACGTGCTCAGGCTGAACTGTAGCAACCCCTCTCCATGCCAGAGCAAGGTCTTTTAAAACCATCCCTACGACTTTTTTGATTATACGCTGCTCTATGGGAGTAAAATACCGTCCCTCACTTTTTGTATTGCGGGCAGTTGTAGCGCCAAAGAAGTACTCCACAAAGGCAAACACCGCAGGCGCTCCTATTACAAACAACGAATATCCTTTTAGCGGCTCCATTTTAAATATGTTTATACTGGATGGCAGCGGGAGTGTTTTCATAAACTCGCTGAATTTCATCATCTCAACACCGTGGATATTGACATCAACAAATTTCATTATAATGGCGGATATGGAGTTTCTGAAAAATCTGGCAAAACGCTCATTAGCTATTTCAAGCCCGGGCATCCTGCCTCGTATGATTCTCTCCTGATTGGTCAGGTCATACGTCTTAACACCGGCTTCACCTTCAGAGGCGGCCTCTGTCTCGATGCTCCCTGCTTGAACTCCCTTTAGTAGGGCATCAATCTCATCCTGTGACAGTATTTTATTCATACATTAATCACTTTATTGCACCACAAAGTCTGTAAAGTAAACATTGGTTATCAAATCCTCTCCTAGCGCTTGATTAACACGAGCAAGCATTTCGTCTTTTAACATTAGTTTGCCATCAGGCCCCGATATAGACTCCAGTGTTTTAGAACTCAAAAGGATAAGGATAGCGTCTCTGAGGATAGGCAGCTTTTCCTTCATTGCAGCCTCCATTTTCTTATCCGGTATTTCTATTTGCACGGTTATTTTCATATATCTGCCGGCATCAACGAGATTTACGACAAATGGTTCAAGCGGCAGAATAGCGCTTGTATCATGTCCCTCTTTTTTAGGCTCTTTGTGTGCCTTCTTTTCTTTCTTTTCTACTTTTTCCTCTACCTTTTTTTCAGGTTCTCCTGCTGTATCGTCATGTTTTTTCAGAAACTTGTTATAACCTATATAACCTGCTCCCACCAATACAACGGCAATGCCAGCAAAGATTATAAGCTGCTTTATATTTAACTTCTTCTTCGGTTGAGGACCTTCTAACTGTTCTTCATCTTGCTCTTCTTTTGACATAATCTGTGTGCACACCCCCTTGCTTATAAATTACACCTTATATTTATATTGTATCAAATTTCATGCCAGAGAGCAATATGTTAGTAAAACAGCCCCTTTCTGTTTTTAAAGGTAGTTAAAGTATAATGTTTTTACGTCAATGAATTGACAAAAAGCCGCTTTTCAAACACTTATCACTAATATTTGTGCAGATAGTTTATATCAAGTAGCTTCCAAAATAGTAATATAATTGTAAGAAAAAGGACTGGATTCCCGCTCGTAGGCGGGAATGACAAATTAGTGTAGCCCCTCTCTGTCATTCCTGCGAAAGCAGGAATCCAGTTTTTTTATATCTTTGAACACTAATCGGTTGTAGTCATTCTGAAATTTATAAAAGAAGCACAACTAATCGGTTGTTTTGTGGATAGAGAACTAATTATTACTTTCTTTTCTGTTATAACTTCATTAAAGTATTTCAAGCTCTCTTGGCAATGTAGTTAAAGTTTTACAATTATTTTTTTCTACCACGACCATATCTTCTATTCTGACGCCGCCCATGCCGCCTATGTATATGCCTGGCTCTATGGTAAAGACCATCCCCTCTTGAATGACTGTCTGCGTGTTGTAATTTCTGATGTAGGGGGCTTCATGGACGTCAAGCCCTACGCCGTGACCTGTGGAATGTCCAAAATGTTCGCCAAATCCAGCCTTTGTGATTGAATCTCTTGTGATTGTGTCAATTTCGGCGGCAATTTTGCCGGCAGCGACTGAGGCACGCCCAAGTGCGTTAGCTATCTTTACGAAATCGTATATTTCACGCTTTTTTGTGAGATTATCTCCATGTAATAGAAATGTCCTTGTCATGTCAGAACAGTATCCCTCACACTCACCGCCCCAATCTATCAGCACAAAATCGCCGGGCGCTAATGTTTTCTCCGTGGGTTTGGCATGAACTATGGCTGTGTTTGCTCCAGAGGCAACGATTGTGTCAAAGGGGAGTTTTCGCACTCCGGCAGCTTTTAAATTTTCCTCAAGCCGCAGTGCTATTTCCCGCTCTGTGATTCCCGGACGGATGTAAGGCTTCACCTCAATCAGTGCCCGCTCTGCCCGCTCCACCGCCTTGCCTATCATCTTAAGCTCATAGGCATCCTTCTGTTCACGTAACACCTCTACCACGTCTTTTACGGCGCTCACCCTGTGCTCTTTACCAAACTCCTGATACTGTCTTAAGGTGATTGTATCTTCAATATAAAATTCCTCTAACTTAAGTTTTTCCTTCATAAAGTTTGTGATAAAACCAACACTGTCGTTTTCAGTTATTACAATTTCTGCACCGGATACCTCCGTCTGAGTTTGCTCTTTGTACCGGAAATCGGTAAAAAAGAAATCCCCGTGTTTGCTAATCAACAAAAATCCGCTTGAGCCGCTAAAACCGGTTAGATACCGGATGTTAGCAAGATTTATAACCAATAGAGCACCGACTGCCCGCTCCTTAAGCAATTCCCGTAATCTCCCGATGCGGTCAGTGTTAATTGTACGCTGGCCCTGCATAAACGTCCTGCACTTTTTCCTTAAGGCGATTCTTTAAAAAATCCAGTTTTCTGATTAATGCGTTTTCATCCTTATCCATAAGTCTTGCCGATTGCCGCAAGTTATCAAGGT
Coding sequences:
- the fliM gene encoding flagellar motor switch protein FliM; translation: MNKILSQDEIDALLKGVQAGSIETEAASEGEAGVKTYDLTNQERIIRGRMPGLEIANERFARFFRNSISAIIMKFVDVNIHGVEMMKFSEFMKTLPLPSSINIFKMEPLKGYSLFVIGAPAVFAFVEYFFGATTARNTKSEGRYFTPIEQRIIKKVVGMVLKDLALAWRGVATVQPEHVGSEMNPQFVTIVTPTEVIIKIEVHIEVEDFTGKMYFCIPYSVIEPVKEKLYSGIQAEKLETDHRWVARLKDILFVSEVNVSVELGKTSLLIEELLNLQIGNVIPLNSSVTDELTVNVEGVSKLKCVPGVRKGNQAIKITGVIQ
- a CDS encoding flagellar basal body-associated FliL family protein, which translates into the protein MSKEEQDEEQLEGPQPKKKLNIKQLIIFAGIAVVLVGAGYIGYNKFLKKHDDTAGEPEKKVEEKVEKKEKKAHKEPKKEGHDTSAILPLEPFVVNLVDAGRYMKITVQIEIPDKKMEAAMKEKLPILRDAILILLSSKTLESISGPDGKLMLKDEMLARVNQALGEDLITNVYFTDFVVQ
- a CDS encoding aminopeptidase P family protein is translated as MQGQRTINTDRIGRLRELLKERAVGALLVINLANIRYLTGFSGSSGFLLISKHGDFFFTDFRYKEQTQTEVSGAEIVITENDSVGFITNFMKEKLKLEEFYIEDTITLRQYQEFGKEHRVSAVKDVVEVLREQKDAYELKMIGKAVERAERALIEVKPYIRPGITEREIALRLEENLKAAGVRKLPFDTIVASGANTAIVHAKPTEKTLAPGDFVLIDWGGECEGYCSDMTRTFLLHGDNLTKKREIYDFVKIANALGRASVAAGKIAAEIDTITRDSITKAGFGEHFGHSTGHGVGLDVHEAPYIRNYNTQTVIQEGMVFTIEPGIYIGGMGGVRIEDMVVVEKNNCKTLTTLPRELEIL